Proteins encoded in a region of the Oncorhynchus gorbuscha isolate QuinsamMale2020 ecotype Even-year linkage group LG16, OgorEven_v1.0, whole genome shotgun sequence genome:
- the LOC123998964 gene encoding uncharacterized protein LOC123998964, which produces MTCVAEVDQDHCDSAGRLTGNKDTRHTETEDRREGASDLPGVATSTRSQTHTDLEKQALEEEETQTEGHREGCGEGEAAADSGPLREGEAEVDEQHQRRLALACPPVVTYRTYRGQRERRRMMQRHQVQVDFPISEGDEALHDRGSTSGGEGSPLVGVTPSTLELTISKQNDIQTISTNQIRAPTSETNERGAWTSETDSAVLSPTGLGSSHIPLTMQTAERAGSQSAFPLHREAGLPTVGAQAKDFLSGAGSVTGTPPPPAPTEDFVDAGTSTAGSETHSGEQSPRDRITHAEMASEDTHRDTDRDRDTELSEQTETLSAHCVQTGSPSVAAAWLSEPPGTGGTAQHTHLLAAVSDVDGSQLAPQPISLSASLASADESQGPMPATRHSDSGDALDSGTGAGLDCFESGEEEGDVGPSDDLFGQALHLESKMMVDNIVRNALAALERIESSELEGDEAFQKASEEIYLVLPAGREEEGMEQSFETDKLLEVRPSVRGDDKHPSAFPAEQTLSLNPNPLAEGPRSTPSSGYESIAGSDTDIRSSPGPACESIAPTICVSDHRQGEHCAEGTPGTGYQVKVKGQQGEGEEDSQPNGAITSEYSGNKHRGDVLPRLSGGVSHEKPGIHGDGGDIIQITRGSHKYESVSGKTNENKDQVLGTSGDNGCNAVLGVKETQVGDRVVHVAKDDIESNRHSPKQDGKAQYGPVSVSNNSESPNKLNSTLNDNTSFKNQTAFPETDLLRKGSKPEAKGNSETDLMSVRPKHAQNSLQPSQVRHAKGLRPIACITLHDEDQESGPEITLNVPQTETNGSNGTMVSGDQGFVLVETYLASVVSEGSDSGGEEDGADSRPTGTICMDPSSSRRLPKDLSTSEGLLSNSAPGSGNEDMPQRSSVRAYRCDVSPQQQSQDSESPGHSGAGSAAAAMAGFHQDLSSRLAGLHATGGRRAPALEPLLPLLPVPQLAFHDMEVSVFSIIDEEEETDAVFVNDTGPMLSPTARRAKAYPFSLSPIVEEDSLRSEEMVEGGPVAG; this is translated from the coding sequence AgccttggaggaggaggagacgcaGACGGAAGGCCACAGGGAAGGATGCGGAGAGGGCGAAGCAGCAGCAGACAGCGGCCCGTTGCGCGAAGGTGAGGCAGAGGTGGACGAGCAGCATCAGCGGCGGCTGGCCCTGGCCTGTCCGCCTGTGGTGACGTACAGGACGTAccgtggccagagagagagacgcaggatGATGCAGAGGCACCAGGTGCAGGTGGACTTCCCCATCTCAGAGGGGGATGAGGCCCTGCATGACAGGGGTTCAACCTCAGGGGGGGAGGGCAGCCCCTTGGTTGGGGTGACACCCTCCACTTTAGAACTCACTATTTCAAAGCAGAATGACATTCAGACCATATCGACCAATCAGATTAGAGCTCCAACCTCAGAGACCAATGAGAGAGGAGCTTGGACTTCCGAAACAGACTCTGCTGTTTTGAGTCCAACTGGACTTGGCTCTAGTCACATTCCACTAACAATGCAGACAGCAGAAAGGGCTGGGAGTCAAAGTGCCTTCCCTTTACACAGGGAGGCAGGCCTGCCTACTGTAGGAGCCCAGGCCAAGGACTTTCTCTCTGGGGCTGGCTCAGTCACAggcacccctccccctcccgcaCCCACAGAGGACTTTGTTGATGCCGGGACGAGTACAGCAGGCAGTGAGACCCACAGTGGGGAGCAGAGCCCGCGGGATAGAATCACTCATGCAGAGATGGCCAGCGAGGatacacacagggacacagacagggacagagacacagagctgaGTGAGCAGACAGAAACCTTATCTGCACACTGTGTCCAGACTGGGTCACCTTCAGTAGCTGCTGCGTGGCTCAGCGAGCCGCCAGGCACCGGGGGGACTGCGCAGCACACTCATCTGCTTGCTGCTGTTTCCGATGTCGATGGAAGCCAGCTGGCTCCGCAACCCATTTCACTGTCCGCCTCGCTTGCATCAGCGGACGAAAGCCAGGGACCCATGCCAGCAACTAGGCACTCCGATTCTGGGGACGCATTGGATTCAGGCACTGGTGCTGGACTGGACTGCTTTGagtcaggggaggaggagggggacgtTGGTCCTTCAGACGATCTGTTCGGCCAGGCCCTTCATTTGGAGTCTAAAATGATGGTGGATAACATTGTGAGGAATGCTCTAGCGGCCCTGGAGAGAATAGAATCCTCTGAGTTGGAGGGGGATGAAGCGTTCCAGAAGGCCAGTGAGGAGATTTACCTGGTCCTACCCGCAGGACGAGAGGAGGAGGGCATGGAGCAGTCCTTCGAGACGGATAAGCTCCTGGAGGTAAGGCCTTCAGTGAGGGGTGATGACAAACACCCCTCAGCCTTCCCAGCAGAACAGACCCTCTCGTTGAACCCTAACCCTCTGGCGGAGGGCCCCAGGTCTACCCCCTCCTCGGGGTACGAATCTATCGCAGGCTCGGACACTGACATCAGGAGCAGCCCTGGGCCGGCCTGTGAGAGCATTGCACCCACCATCTGTGTCTCAGACCAcagacagggagaacactgtgCCGAGGGGACCCCAGGCACTGGTTACCAGGTAAAGGTCAAAGGTCAacaaggggaaggggaagaggatTCCCAGCCAAACGGTGCTATCACATCTGAATACAGTGGCAATAAGCACCGGGGAGATGTGTTGCCTCGCTTGAGTGGTGGAGTGTCCCACGAGAAACCAGGTATCCatggtgatggtggggatattATTCAAATAACGAGAGGGAGTCATAAGTATGAGTCTGTCTCAGGGAAAACAAATGAAAACAAAGATCAGGTGCTCGGCACTTCAGGGGACAATGGTTGTAACGCGGTGCTAGGCGTTAAAGAAACACAGGTAGGAGACAGAGTAGTCCACGTAGCCAAAGATGATATCGAAAGCAATAGACATAGTCCTAAACAAGATGGTAAGGCTCAATATGGTCCTGTTTCTGTGTCCAATAACTCTGAAAGTCCTAATAAGCTCAACAGCACTCTGAATGACAATACTTCCTTCAAAAACCAAACAGCATTTCCTGAGACTGATCTGCTTAGGAAAGGTTCCAAACCTGAAGCTAAGGGCAATTCTGAGACAGACCTTATGTCAGTCAGACCAAAACACGCCCAAAACTCCCTACAACCATCTCAAGTCAGACATGCTAAAGGGTTGAGGCCTATTGCCTGTATAACTCTTCATGATGAAGACCAAGAGAGCGGTCCTGAAATAACGCTGAATGTTCCTCAGACTGAGACCAATGGGTCGAATGGCACTATGGTCAGTGGGGATCAAGGCTTTGTCCTGGTTGAGACTTACTTAGCCTCTGTAGTCTCAGAGGGCTCTGACTCTGGAGGTGAGGAGGATGGGGCCGACAGCAGACCCACAGGCACCATCTGCATGGACCCTTCTTCCTCAAGGAGACTCCCCAAGGACCTGAGCACCTCAGAGGGCCTTTTGTCTAATTCAGCCCCTGGCTCCGGTAACGAGGACATGCCACAGAGGAGCTCGGTGAGAGCATATCGCTGCGATGTCTCTCCGCAACAGCAGAGTCAGGACTCAGAGTCACCAGGACACAGTGGTGCAGGTTCAGCAGCTGCAGCTATGGCAGGGTTTCACCAGGACCTGAGCAGCAGGCTAGCTGGGCTTCATGCTACGGGAGGCCGGCGAGCCCCAGCCCTGgaacctctcctccccctcctcccagtcCCCCAGCTTGCCTTCCATGACATGGAGGTGAGCGTTTTTTCCATTATCGACGAGGAAGAGGAGACTGATGCCGTGTTTGTCAATGACACAGGCCCCATGCTGAGCCCCACAGCGCGGCGGGCCAAGGCCTATCCCTTCTCTCTGTCGCCCATCGTGGAGGAAGACAGTCTCCGCAGCGAGGAAATGGTGGAGGGGGGGCCTGTCGCGGGATGA